In Mycobacteriales bacterium, the genomic window AGAGCGCGGGGGTGGCGGCGCGGCCGTTGCGGCGGTGGCGTTCGACGACGCGGACGACCTCGGCGTCGATGCCGACGCCGGCGCAGAACGTGAAGTACCGCTCGTCGGCCATCCCCAGGTTGACCCGCCGCCGCCGTCCGGTCCGCAGCGCGTCGAGGATCTCGCTGGTCGCCTCGACCGGGTTCCCGGGCAGCCCGAGAGCGCGCGCGAAGACGTTGGTGGACCCGCCGGGGACGACCGCGAGCTCGGTCGTGCTGCCGACGAGCCCGTTGACGACCTCGTTGACCGTCCCGTCCCCGCCGAGGGCGACGACGAGGTCCATCCCGGACGCGGCCGCGTCGCGGGCGACGTCGATCGCATGCCCCCGCCGCCGCGTCTCCACGACGTCGAGCTTCAGGTCGCTCTCGAGCGCGCGCTTCAGGATGTCCCGGACACGGGGGCTCGTGGCGGTCGCCTTCGGGTTGAACACGAGTACGGCGCGCACCCCAGGAGGGTACCCGCGCCACCGACGAAGGGCCGCAGCGGCGGCCGCGGGAGGCGAGGAGGGCGGTCGGGGGGGGGGGGGGCC contains:
- a CDS encoding diacylglycerol kinase family protein; amino-acid sequence: MRAVLVFNPKATATSPRVRDILKRALESDLKLDVVETRRRGHAIDVARDAAASGMDLVVALGGDGTVNEVVNGLVGSTTELAVVPGGSTNVFARALGLPGNPVEATSEILDALRTGRRRRVNLGMADERYFTFCAGVGIDAEVVRVVERHRRNGRAATPALYVRSAVSHFYTGTERRLPSITIERPGQEPEPGLFNVIVANGAPWTYFGEHPVDPCPLAKFDGGLDVLAMRRLKTVSTLRVVRQMFDAKPRLKSRAAFQIHDADEFTVVSDRPLAYQLDGDYLGEIERVTFRSVPDALSVVV